Proteins encoded by one window of Dioscorea cayenensis subsp. rotundata cultivar TDr96_F1 chromosome 20, TDr96_F1_v2_PseudoChromosome.rev07_lg8_w22 25.fasta, whole genome shotgun sequence:
- the LOC120251593 gene encoding uncharacterized protein LOC120251593 isoform X2, which translates to MHGLLLLVYGAGQVMPSTLKVLRPDIEYSLVLGVSNNELYGRLILVMDKGFCTDLAGNRFIRTSNSTFILHFDRRDVNVNLRTHIPEKLLQLNGEMRIVEATNIAKNLRIYLYFSEPVLNSSTEILGVLRASSGSILPTNSSSIGNRRFGYVVRDIPMITIVTVTCETNSIISRQGTPVSPADPVTFLYDAQRPSVVVRTTPNIKTRERNILVLVKFAKPVIDFNSSAAQIYGGRLLSFSELSKSIYTIQIQAEDRLISVEVPENATMDLAGNRNLASNRLEVTKYSVPMISSLVSVITTVIFLVTSTCAALLTIATSSLISFGGFSRTTTYLISEPSRNLLRTAYHIQVFALSKWLAVDLPIEYYEFARGIQWIIPHIKLPWETVGDDAFIENHGFYVGTDSDIFDRHQFITEQPLGGLNNTVQTKMSITGTPLTPMEYRSFIENGDMKPEAEFMMFLGDQNGWKLFSRNMFWLAVIGGGLFLLHVIVRLTLKVKRNKSDKQKDSGALIMPRFEIFLMFLALPCLCQASVTIIKGTCAGGIIVGSLLLGITASLLLSLILFLSIGITMGKLLQYKEVHQVGQVFHWYQEIIRVCLGPGKRGQWTWMKDDLNSARLTQLGPMFEDLRGPPKYMLSQISGSRNNEEFPPNRIIASDDETEDAEAPFIQKLFGILRIYYTLLECVKRVSLGILAGIYSSSSHSQVPTSFALCFTSFQLFFLMLKKPFIKKKVQLVELISVASELGFFVACSVQLEKDLSKDAESSVGVMMLVMFIICFAAQMINEWYALYKQILRLSPGKDSFCSGLKTTLIGLMLIILPGNRLLSVSTQVDGETAANTDTSPGGSVQRNDKPWLRQLRELAKASFSREQEEGNASTNNDPSSSKNQSGFWMWNRSQSSSVTSSSSDNKAKGEFRTRSKGLYKDLATIFSSK; encoded by the exons ATAGGAGAGATGTCAATGTAAACCTGAGAACTCACATTCCAGAAAAGCTACTTCAACTAAATGGCGAGATGAGGATAGTTGAAGCAACAAACATTGCCAAGAATCTgagaatttatttatatttctcagAACCTGTACTTAATTCATCCACAGAAATTCTTGGTGTCCTTCGTGCAAGTAGTGGTTCAATTCTCCCTACTAACAGTAGCAGCATTGGGAACCGCCGGTTTGGTTATGTg GTGAGAGACATACCTATGATTACGATAGTCACTGTTACTTGTGAAACAAATTCTATAATTAGCAGGCAAGGAACTCCAGTTTCTCCAGCAGATCCAGTCACTTTCCTGTATG ATGCACAAAGACCTTCAGTTGTGGTCAGGACAACTCCTAATATAAAGACCAGGGAACGTAATATACTAGTACTGGTGAAGTTTGCAAAGCCCGTCATTGACTTCAATTCTTCAGCTGCACAGATCTATGGAGGGCGTTTGCTAAG CTTTTCTGAATTAAGCAAGAGCATATACACCATTCAGATCCAAGCTGAAGACCGACTTATATCTGTTGAGGTTCCTGAAAATGCAACAATGGACCTGGCTGGAAACAGGAACCTTGCATCCAACCGTCTGGAAGTGACAAAAT ATTCTGTGCCCATGATCTCATCACTGGTTTCAGTCATTACAACTGTCATATTTCTTGTTACATCAACATGTGCGGCACTTCTCACCATTGCAACTTCAAGCTTGATTTCATTTGGAGGATTTTCAAGGACTACAACATATCTTATATCTGAACCATCAAGAAACCTTCTG AGAACTGCATATCATATCCAAGTCTTTGCACTGTCTAAATGGTTAGCAGTTGACTTGCCAATAGAGTACTATGAATTTGCAAGGGGTATACAGTGGATTATCCCACATATCAAACTTCCATGGGAAACAGTAGGAGATGATGCATTTATTGAAAATCATGGCTTCTATGTCGGGACAGATTCTGATATATTTGACAGACACCAGTTCATTACTGAACAGCCGTTGGGAGGACTAAATAATACGGTGCAAACAAAGATGTCCATTACTGGAACACCACTGACTCCTATGGAGTACAGATCTTTCATTGAG AATGGAGATATGAAGCCAGAAGCAGAATTTATGATGTTTCTTGGAGATCAGAATGG TTGGAAACTCTTCAGCAGAAATATGTTCTGGTTAGCTGTAATTGGTGGTGGCTTATTTCTGCTCCATGTTATAGTTCGATTGACTTTAAAAGTCAAGAGAAACAAATCAGACAAACAGAAGGATTCCGGAGCACTTATCATGCCTAGGTTCGAGATATTCCTAATGTTTCTTGCATTGCCTTGCCTCTGCCAAGCATCAGTAACTATTATTAAAG GGACATGTGCTGGAGGTATCATAGTTGGTTCCCTGCTACTGGGCATCACAGCATCTCTTCttttatcattgattttgtttctttcaattGGAATCACAATGGGCAAACTTCTTCAGTACAAGGAAGTTCATCAAGTGGGGCAGGTGTTCCACTGGTACCAGGAGATCATCAGGGTGTGCCTAGGTCCTGGTAAACGGGGCCAATGGACTTGGATGAAAGATGATTTGAACTCAGCCCGGCTAACACAACTAGGTCCTATGTTTGAAGACCTACGTGGCCCACCCAAATATATGCTGTCCCAGATATCAGGTAGCAGAAACAACGAGGAGTTCCCTCCCAATAGGATCATTGCTTCAGATGATGAAACAGAAGACGCCGAAGCCCCATTCATCCAAAAACTCTTTGGCATTCTGAGAATCTACTATACATTATTAGAATGTGTGAAGcgtgtttctcttggaataCTTGCTGGAATATATTCATCCAGCAGCCATTCTCAAGTTCCTACGTCATTCGCCCTCTGCTTCACTTCATTTCAGCTGTTCTTTCTCATGTTGAAAAAGCCATTTATAAAGAAGAAGGTGCAGCTTGTCGAGCTGATCTCCGTGGCAAGTGAGCTTGGATTTTTTGTGGCTTGCTCTGTCCAGTTAGAGAAGGATTTATCCAAAGATGCTGAGAGCAGTGTAGGAGTTATGATGTTGGTAATGTTCATCATCTGTTTTGCAGCGCAGATGATTAACGAGTGGTATGCATTGTACAAACAGATCTTACGATTGAGTCCTGGTAAGGACTCATTCTGTTCAGGATTAAAGACAACTCTGATTGGATTGATGCTGATTATACTGCCGGGAAACCGGCTGTTATCAGTTAGCACACAAGTGGATGGAGAAACTGCAGCTAATACGGATACTTCTCCCGGCGGCAGTGTTCAAAGAAATGACAAGCCATGGCTGAGACAACTTAGAGAACTTGCCAAGGCAAGTTTCAgtagagaacaagaagaaggcaATGCCTCAACAAATAATGACCCTTCAAGCAGTAAGAACCAGAGCGGGTTTTGGATGTGGAATAGAAGCCAGAGTTCCTCTgtgacttcttcttcttcagataACAAGGCTAAGGGAGAATTCAGAACAAGGTCGAAAGGCCTTTACAAAGATTTGGCAACCATCTTCTCTTCCAAGTGA